A single window of Mycolicibacterium aurum DNA harbors:
- a CDS encoding enoyl-CoA hydratase/isomerase family protein, translated as MNSPTTFETILLDLDHDVRVATVTLNRPEALNSFNRMMCEEMKAVWRIIKADELINAVVLRAAGERAFSAGLDVRSSYGQPEIVWNHEDPGELLSPKWQKMWKPVVCAVQGMCTAGALYFVNEADVVICAQGATFFDSHVSAGLVSALEPVGLMRRVGLGDTLRMALMGNDERVGAQTALRIGLVTEVVDEQDLWPRAHEIATTIAAKPPTATQGTVKAIWESLDKPYRAAMDQGLIYTRLGNPIAKAELAERNSPKQSPRIR; from the coding sequence GTGAACTCACCCACGACCTTCGAGACCATCCTGCTCGACCTGGATCACGATGTCCGCGTCGCCACCGTGACGCTCAACCGGCCGGAAGCACTGAACTCCTTCAACCGCATGATGTGTGAGGAGATGAAAGCGGTCTGGCGGATCATCAAGGCCGACGAGCTGATCAACGCGGTGGTGCTGCGTGCCGCGGGTGAGCGGGCCTTCAGCGCGGGGCTGGACGTCAGATCCAGCTACGGCCAGCCGGAAATCGTCTGGAACCACGAAGATCCGGGTGAATTGCTGAGCCCGAAGTGGCAGAAGATGTGGAAGCCGGTGGTGTGCGCCGTGCAGGGCATGTGCACCGCGGGCGCCCTGTACTTCGTCAACGAGGCCGACGTGGTGATCTGCGCCCAAGGCGCGACGTTCTTCGACTCCCACGTCAGCGCGGGTCTGGTGTCGGCCCTGGAGCCGGTCGGCCTGATGCGCCGCGTGGGACTCGGCGACACACTCCGGATGGCGTTGATGGGCAACGACGAGCGCGTCGGCGCGCAGACCGCGTTGCGGATCGGACTGGTCACCGAGGTGGTCGACGAGCAGGACCTCTGGCCGCGGGCACACGAGATTGCGACGACGATCGCCGCGAAGCCACCGACAGCGACCCAGGGCACGGTCAAGGCCATCTGGGAATCGCTCGACAAGCCGTACCGGGCCGCGATGGACCAGGGTCTGATCTACACCAGGCTGGGCAACCCGATCGCCAAAGCCGAACTCGCGGAACGTAACAGCCCGAAGCAGAGTCCTCGGATCCGCTAG
- a CDS encoding enoyl-CoA hydratase/isomerase family protein, with amino-acid sequence MNAPSNYDTITYEADGHTATITLNRPEALNALSPHMVTELRAAYDEAEGDDDIWLMIVTGTGRAFCSGADVKQIPEDGKVIYERPYLSTYDQWEAPQEGTPPFRRMAKPVLAAVNGICCGAGLDWVTTGDIVIASDRATFFDPHVSIGLVAAREMVRLARALPRSVALRMALMGKHERMSAERAYELGMITEVVEHDRLLERAHQIADIVNSNAPLAVRGTRLAIHKTLDLPLLEGEILAETFRERVLRTDDAHEGPLAFVEKRTPNWQCR; translated from the coding sequence GTGAACGCTCCCAGCAACTACGACACCATCACCTACGAGGCCGACGGGCACACAGCCACCATCACACTGAACCGGCCCGAGGCGCTCAATGCGCTGTCACCACACATGGTCACGGAGCTGCGCGCGGCGTACGACGAGGCCGAGGGTGACGACGACATCTGGCTGATGATCGTCACCGGCACGGGCCGCGCGTTCTGCAGCGGCGCCGACGTCAAGCAGATCCCCGAGGACGGCAAGGTCATCTACGAACGTCCGTACCTGTCCACCTACGACCAGTGGGAAGCACCGCAGGAGGGCACCCCGCCGTTTCGCCGGATGGCCAAGCCTGTGCTCGCCGCGGTCAACGGCATCTGCTGCGGGGCCGGTCTGGACTGGGTGACCACCGGTGACATCGTCATCGCGTCGGACAGGGCGACGTTCTTCGATCCGCATGTCAGCATCGGGCTGGTCGCCGCACGGGAGATGGTGCGGTTGGCGCGTGCGCTGCCGCGGTCGGTCGCGCTTCGGATGGCGCTGATGGGCAAGCACGAGCGGATGAGCGCCGAGCGCGCCTACGAACTCGGGATGATCACCGAGGTGGTCGAACACGACCGGCTACTCGAGCGGGCCCACCAGATCGCCGACATCGTCAACTCCAATGCCCCACTCGCCGTCCGGGGTACGCGCCTGGCCATCCACAAAACCCTCGACCTGCCGCTGCTGGAGGGCGAGATCCTGGCCGAGACGTTCCGCGAACGCGTTCTCCGCACCGACGATGCGCACGAGGGTCCGCTGGCCTTCGTGGAGAAGCGCACGCCGAACTGGCAGTGTCGTTAG
- a CDS encoding enoyl-CoA hydratase/isomerase family protein: MPDDADAGLVRQIRDGAVLRIILDRPTQRNSLSHSMVDDLIEILTAAASDDELRAIHIAGAGEHFCAGADWIATNSSSGRPRTGHLTRRIPHTANRVIDLIATIALPVVCTVTGWAVGLGCNIALASDFTVAATDATLWEPFIDRGFSPDSGSTWLLPRLAGVARARRMLLLGEKVSGADAADWGLIHQAVARDDVAAAADELLGRLASGPTVAIGLAKRAINFGQHATLDQSMAHELASLELACRTTDFKEGLAAFRARRAPDFDGR; the protein is encoded by the coding sequence GTGCCTGACGATGCGGACGCAGGCCTGGTGCGACAGATCAGAGACGGCGCCGTCCTGCGCATCATCCTCGATCGGCCTACTCAGCGTAATTCGTTGAGCCACAGCATGGTCGACGATCTGATCGAGATCCTCACCGCTGCCGCGTCCGATGATGAGCTCCGCGCGATCCACATCGCGGGAGCCGGCGAACACTTCTGCGCGGGCGCCGACTGGATCGCCACCAACAGCAGCAGCGGCCGCCCCCGCACCGGGCACCTCACCCGGCGCATTCCGCACACGGCCAATCGCGTGATCGACCTGATTGCCACCATCGCGCTGCCTGTGGTCTGCACCGTGACGGGCTGGGCGGTGGGTCTCGGATGCAATATCGCGCTGGCTTCGGATTTCACCGTTGCCGCCACCGACGCCACGCTGTGGGAACCCTTCATCGACCGCGGCTTCAGCCCAGACTCGGGATCGACGTGGCTGCTCCCCCGGCTCGCCGGTGTCGCCAGGGCCAGGCGCATGCTGCTGCTCGGCGAGAAGGTCAGCGGCGCCGACGCCGCCGACTGGGGGCTGATCCACCAGGCGGTCGCACGTGACGACGTCGCCGCAGCCGCCGACGAACTCTTGGGGCGACTGGCATCGGGACCGACAGTGGCGATCGGCCTGGCCAAGCGGGCGATCAACTTCGGCCAGCACGCCACACTGGACCAGTCCATGGCCCACGAGCTGGCAAGCCTTGAATTAGCCTGCCGAACAACCGATTTCAAAGAGGGACTGGCTGCGTTCCGTGCCCGGCGCGCACCCGACTTCGACGGCAGATAG
- a CDS encoding enoyl-CoA hydratase/isomerase family protein, which produces MTTTEDDRVLFDADRDTRIATITLNNPTRRNSYDAAMRNLLARRLDEAAEDDDITVVLLRGAEGVFSTGADMDNAYGWYGPAERRGAETAPAKSRPSQRRRLTVDRKSFSFYHNLMGFPKVTVGEIGGYALGGGFEMALMTDISVIARDTKIGMPATRFLGPALGSLHMFFHRLGPVLARRMLLTGDVIAAGELEHLGVFTETCDPGSVTARARYWAEKAAKMPADGVVIAKEAFRLVEQSQAYQGEEVASYLFHAYGTNLQFADGEFNFVKTRAQHGTKEAFRLRDEHFFVPEPTREP; this is translated from the coding sequence ATGACCACGACCGAGGACGATCGGGTGCTGTTCGATGCCGACAGGGACACGCGGATCGCCACTATCACGCTGAACAACCCCACGCGGCGTAACTCCTACGACGCGGCGATGCGAAACCTGTTGGCGCGCCGCCTCGACGAAGCGGCCGAAGACGACGACATCACGGTCGTGCTGCTGCGTGGAGCCGAGGGCGTGTTCAGCACCGGCGCAGACATGGACAACGCATACGGCTGGTATGGGCCCGCCGAGCGGAGGGGTGCCGAGACAGCGCCCGCGAAGAGCCGGCCCAGTCAGCGGCGCCGGCTGACGGTGGATCGCAAGTCCTTCAGCTTCTATCACAATCTGATGGGGTTCCCGAAGGTCACCGTCGGCGAGATCGGCGGGTATGCGCTCGGCGGCGGGTTCGAGATGGCGCTGATGACCGACATCTCGGTGATCGCCCGCGACACCAAGATCGGGATGCCCGCTACCCGCTTCCTCGGGCCTGCGCTCGGCAGCCTGCACATGTTCTTCCACCGACTCGGACCGGTGCTGGCCCGGCGGATGCTGCTGACCGGCGACGTCATCGCGGCTGGCGAGCTGGAGCACCTCGGGGTGTTCACCGAGACCTGTGACCCCGGTTCGGTCACAGCCCGCGCACGGTACTGGGCGGAGAAGGCGGCCAAGATGCCTGCCGACGGTGTCGTGATCGCCAAGGAGGCCTTCCGGCTCGTGGAGCAGAGTCAGGCGTATCAGGGGGAGGAGGTGGCGAGCTATCTCTTCCACGCTTATGGCACGAATCTGCAGTTCGCCGACGGCGAGTTCAACTTCGTCAAGACCCGCGCGCAGCACGGCACCAAGGAGGCATTCCGGCTGCGTGACGAGCACTTCTTCGTTCCTGAGCCGACGCGTGAGCCCTGA
- a CDS encoding thiolase family protein, translating into MPTPVIVGAARTAIGRSFKGTLVNTPPETLITTVLPEVVRRSGIDPSDIDDIIFAESHYGGGDLARYAATATGLEHVPGQSVNRHCAGSLTAIGNASAQIGSGMERVLIAGGVQSLSMTPLTNWRIPGPELKFEERWMPPTHVETPDAPAKDMSITVGWNTAQSVGITREEMDAWAARSHQRAVAAIDAGKFVDEIVPLKVELPDGSVIDFSVDEFPRRDTTIEKLAGLKVLHPEIEGFSITAGNSSGTNDAAAGVALVERDYATANGLNVMGTVKAWASAGVAPRDCGLGALKAISKVLDRGGLKASDITLWEINEAFASVPIAACREFGLDEELVNYSGSGCSLGHPIAASGARMVTTLVYELARRGGGIGVAAMCAGGGQGGAVIVEV; encoded by the coding sequence ATGCCAACACCCGTCATCGTCGGAGCCGCCCGGACGGCCATCGGCCGCTCGTTCAAAGGAACTCTGGTCAACACCCCGCCCGAGACCCTGATCACCACGGTGCTGCCCGAGGTGGTGCGGCGTTCCGGCATCGACCCCTCCGACATCGACGACATCATCTTCGCCGAATCTCATTACGGTGGAGGCGATCTCGCGCGCTACGCGGCCACCGCGACGGGTCTGGAGCACGTGCCCGGCCAGTCGGTCAACCGGCACTGCGCGGGCAGCCTCACGGCGATCGGCAACGCGTCGGCGCAGATCGGTTCCGGTATGGAGCGCGTGCTGATCGCCGGCGGCGTCCAGTCACTGTCGATGACGCCGCTGACCAACTGGCGGATTCCCGGCCCCGAGCTCAAGTTCGAAGAGCGGTGGATGCCGCCCACGCACGTCGAGACCCCCGACGCGCCGGCGAAGGACATGTCGATCACGGTCGGGTGGAACACCGCGCAGTCGGTCGGCATCACCCGCGAGGAGATGGATGCCTGGGCCGCGCGCTCACACCAGCGCGCCGTCGCCGCCATCGACGCGGGCAAGTTCGTCGACGAGATCGTCCCGTTGAAGGTCGAGCTCCCGGACGGATCGGTGATCGACTTCAGCGTCGATGAGTTCCCCCGTCGCGACACCACCATCGAGAAACTGGCCGGACTGAAGGTCCTGCACCCCGAGATCGAGGGCTTCTCGATCACCGCGGGCAACAGCAGTGGTACTAACGACGCCGCAGCCGGGGTGGCGCTCGTCGAGCGCGACTACGCCACGGCGAACGGCCTCAACGTGATGGGCACCGTCAAGGCGTGGGCGTCCGCCGGGGTCGCGCCGCGCGACTGCGGTCTCGGTGCGTTGAAGGCGATCAGCAAGGTGCTCGACCGCGGCGGCCTCAAGGCATCCGACATCACGCTGTGGGAGATCAACGAGGCGTTCGCGTCGGTGCCCATCGCCGCGTGCAGGGAGTTCGGGCTCGACGAGGAACTCGTGAACTACTCCGGCAGCGGATGCAGTCTCGGACACCCGATCGCGGCGTCGGGCGCTCGCATGGTCACCACTCTGGTCTACGAGCTGGCGCGCCGCGGCGGTGGCATCGGCGTGGCAGCGATGTGCGCCGGCGGCGGCCAGGGCGGCGCCGTCATCGTCGAGGTGTAG
- a CDS encoding TetR/AcrR family transcriptional regulator: MAKQATAEKRQRRERGSINPDDIIKGAFELAEQVGIDNLSMPLLGKHLGVGVTSIYWYFRKKDDLLNAMTDRALRQYAFATPYVEAKDWRETLANHARTMREAFMGNPILCDLILIRSALSPRAAKVGVQEVEKAIGSLVEAGLSPEDAFDTYSAMSVHVRGSVVLRRLREKNLANDDGPGDIEDTMAIDPETAPLLATVIQKGHHLSAADDRNFEFGLECILDHAGSLLEQAKKPARKAPAKTARKR; this comes from the coding sequence GTGGCAAAGCAGGCAACCGCGGAGAAGCGGCAGCGGCGTGAGCGCGGATCGATCAACCCCGACGACATCATCAAGGGAGCGTTCGAACTCGCCGAGCAGGTCGGCATCGACAACCTGAGCATGCCGCTACTCGGAAAGCACCTGGGCGTCGGCGTCACCAGCATCTACTGGTACTTCCGCAAGAAGGACGATCTGCTCAACGCGATGACCGATCGAGCGCTGCGCCAGTACGCGTTCGCCACGCCGTATGTCGAGGCCAAGGACTGGCGCGAGACGCTGGCCAATCACGCCCGAACCATGCGAGAAGCGTTCATGGGCAACCCGATCCTGTGCGATCTGATCCTCATCCGGTCAGCCTTGAGCCCACGCGCGGCGAAGGTGGGTGTGCAGGAGGTGGAGAAGGCAATCGGCAGCCTTGTCGAGGCGGGCCTGTCGCCGGAGGATGCGTTCGACACCTACTCCGCAATGTCGGTGCATGTCCGCGGCTCGGTGGTGCTGCGCCGACTACGCGAGAAGAACCTGGCCAACGACGACGGGCCCGGCGACATCGAGGACACCATGGCGATCGACCCCGAGACCGCGCCGCTGCTGGCCACGGTCATCCAGAAGGGGCATCACCTCAGCGCCGCCGACGATCGCAACTTCGAGTTCGGCCTGGAGTGCATCCTGGACCACGCGGGCAGCCTGCTTGAACAGGCCAAGAAGCCGGCGCGCAAGGCCCCCGCGAAGACGGCCCGCAAACGCTGA
- a CDS encoding crotonase/enoyl-CoA hydratase family protein codes for MSDEVLVERQGRVLVITINRPEARNAFNLAVAQGLADAMDELDNSSELSVSIVTGAGGNFCAGMDLKAFMAGEVPAIEGRGIGFTERPPRKPVIAAVEGYALAGGTEIVLATDLVVAARNAKFGIPEVKRGLVAAGGGLLRLQKRIPYQKALELALTGDSFTAEEASQWGFVNVLTEPGEALAGALALAERITANGPLAVAVTKEVIVKSAGWSEDEMWKKQGELVMPVFSSKDAMEGATAFAEKRTPNWTGT; via the coding sequence GTGTCAGACGAGGTTCTCGTAGAACGTCAGGGACGGGTTCTGGTCATCACCATCAATCGGCCGGAAGCGCGCAACGCGTTCAATCTTGCGGTGGCGCAGGGGCTTGCCGATGCGATGGACGAGCTCGACAACTCGTCGGAGCTGTCGGTGTCTATCGTCACCGGTGCGGGTGGCAACTTCTGCGCGGGGATGGATCTGAAGGCGTTCATGGCGGGTGAGGTTCCCGCGATCGAGGGCCGCGGAATCGGCTTCACCGAGCGGCCGCCCCGCAAGCCCGTGATCGCCGCGGTGGAGGGCTACGCCCTGGCCGGCGGCACTGAGATCGTGCTCGCGACCGATCTGGTGGTCGCCGCCCGCAATGCGAAGTTCGGCATTCCCGAGGTCAAGCGCGGGCTCGTCGCCGCCGGTGGTGGTCTGCTCCGATTGCAGAAGCGGATCCCGTACCAGAAGGCGCTCGAACTGGCTCTGACCGGCGACAGCTTCACCGCCGAGGAGGCCTCGCAGTGGGGTTTCGTCAATGTGCTCACCGAGCCCGGGGAAGCTCTGGCCGGCGCGCTGGCACTCGCCGAGCGCATCACCGCCAACGGCCCCCTCGCCGTGGCGGTGACCAAGGAGGTCATCGTGAAGTCCGCCGGGTGGAGCGAGGACGAGATGTGGAAGAAGCAGGGCGAACTCGTCATGCCGGTCTTCTCGTCCAAGGACGCCATGGAGGGCGCGACGGCCTTCGCCGAGAAGCGCACGCCGAACTGGACGGGAACCTGA
- a CDS encoding SDR family NAD(P)-dependent oxidoreductase, with protein sequence MDLGLRDACAVVVGGGRGMGFAAAHCLADDGARIALIGRTPEVLDGAATQLQDRGSPDAVGIVADTADEAQVQRAFAEVGERWHGRLNILVNAVGPTVRGTFDDLTDADWRQAIDEGAMGMVRCVRAALPMLRAAEWARIVNFSAHSTQRQSEILPAYTAAKAMVTSISKNLSLVLARDEILVNVVSPGSIATEALVGWAASVGVDGGDPYALMAAIDEHFGHPAHLPRAGLPTEIGPVVAFLASRRNSYMTGANINVDGGSDFT encoded by the coding sequence ATGGATCTCGGCCTGAGGGACGCCTGCGCCGTCGTCGTCGGCGGTGGACGAGGCATGGGATTTGCGGCCGCACACTGCCTCGCCGATGACGGGGCCCGCATCGCACTGATCGGCCGCACACCGGAGGTACTCGACGGCGCCGCAACGCAGTTGCAGGACCGGGGAAGTCCGGACGCTGTCGGCATCGTCGCCGACACCGCGGACGAGGCTCAGGTTCAGCGGGCTTTCGCCGAGGTGGGCGAGCGCTGGCACGGACGGCTGAACATCCTCGTCAATGCGGTCGGTCCCACGGTGCGCGGCACATTCGACGATCTCACCGATGCCGACTGGCGGCAGGCGATCGACGAGGGCGCAATGGGCATGGTGCGCTGCGTGCGCGCCGCACTGCCGATGTTGCGCGCCGCGGAATGGGCGCGCATCGTCAACTTCTCGGCCCACTCGACGCAGCGCCAGAGCGAGATACTGCCGGCGTACACCGCGGCCAAGGCGATGGTGACCAGCATCTCCAAGAATCTGTCACTGGTGCTGGCCCGGGACGAGATCCTGGTCAACGTCGTCTCGCCCGGCAGCATCGCCACCGAAGCGCTGGTCGGCTGGGCCGCCTCGGTCGGCGTGGACGGCGGTGACCCCTACGCGCTGATGGCCGCCATCGACGAGCACTTCGGCCACCCGGCACACCTGCCACGGGCCGGTCTGCCCACCGAGATCGGTCCCGTCGTCGCGTTTCTGGCGTCGCGGCGCAATTCGTACATGACCGGCGCGAACATCAACGTCGACGGCGGCAGCGACTTCACCTAG